The DNA region GAGCTCTTTCGGAGCCATGACATCGTCTTTATCGCGACGCCCGAGTATAATGGCGGTCTGCCGCCGCTCCTCGTCAACACCATCTCCTGGCTCAGCCGGCAGCGGCCCAGTCCATTTCGCCACCCCCTCTTTGCCATAGGCGGGGTAAGTTCGGGCAAGTACGGTACCATCTTCGCTCTCAGCCATTTGCGCGATACGCTCTCCAAGATCGGCGCGTTGGTGGTGCCCACCTTGCTCGGCATCGGGCCCGACGAGCAGGCTCTGGACGCCGAGGGCAATCCGACCGAACCAGCGATCCAGCGCAAAATCGACCAGATCGTCGCCGATTTGCTGCGCTATGGCGTCAATTGATGACACGAGCCCTCTACGTCACCCATCCACAAGTTGAGATGGACCCAGATGTGCCGGTGCCGCGCTGGGGCCTCTCGGCAGAAGGCCGCCACCGCGCCGAAGCCTTTGCCCGGAGCGGCGTAGTGCCTCCCGGTGCCAAGGTTTTCGCGAGCGATGAGCGGAAGGCGATGGAGCTTGCCGTACTGATCGCGCTCGCGGCCGGCACTGAGTTCGCCAGCGACCACCGCATGGGCGAGAACGATCGCAGCGCGACGGGCTTCCTGCCGCCACCCTTGTTTGAAGCCACAGCCGACCGTTTCTTTGCCCAGCCGGAGGAGAGTGCGGATGGTTGGGAACGAGCAATTGACGCGCAGCGTCGCATCGTCGACGCGGTCGGTCGTGCCCTCGCTAATGTCCCATCCGGCACCCATGCGATCTTCTGTGGCCACGGAGCCGTCGGCACGCTGCTGAAATGCCACCTGGCCAATCGGCCGATCAGCAGGAGAGAGGATCAGCACCATGCCGGTCCCGGTGGCGGCAACTGCTTCGTCTTCGACACAGATTCTCCCAAGCTCCATACCGACTGGATGCGCATGGAGGATCTGTCCCCCGGCTGGATGTGCTAGCGCGCTTGCGCCTCTGGGGGCCATGCTCTATCGCGGAGCCACATCACGATGGAGGAGAAGCCATGCCCGGTCAGTTGATTGTCGGCCTCGACGTTGCGTCACGCGCCCGCGCTGAGGAGATCGTCGCGCTCCTGGGCGATAGCGTCGATTACTACAAGATCGGCTACCAGTGCTTCTATGGCGCTGACGGCTATGCCCTGGGCAAGGCTCTCCTGGCCGAGGGCAAGAAGGTGTTTTTCGATCTCAAGCTCCTCGACATCGACAACACGGTTGAAAAAGGGGTGGCCGCGATCGCCGAGACCGGCGCGACCATGCTGACCGTCCATGCCTATCCCAAGGCGATGCGCGCCGCGGCCAAAGCTGCAGCGGGGTCAAACCTTTCGGTGCTCGGCGTTACGGTCCTCACCTCCATGGATGATGCCGACGTGAAAGACGCCGGCTACGCCAAGGACGCTGCGGGGCTCGTGGCGTTGCGGGCGCAACAGGCGCGCGATGCGGGTATCGGCGGCGTGGTCGCATCGCCCCATGAAGCCGAGATGGTCCGCACTATCGTGGGCCCTGGGCTTTCCATCGTCACCCCCGGAATTCGGCCGGCGGGGGCCGAGAAGGGCGACCAGAAGCGCGTCATGGGTCCAGCCCAGGCACTCGCCGCTGGGGCCACCCACCTGGTCGTCGCTCGTCCCATTATCGAGGCGCCCGATCCCCGCGCCGCGGCGGATGCCATCCGCGCCGAAATAGAGAGTGGTGGCACGCGCCTCGCATGACGCGCTTTTCCGCCTGCATCGACATGCTGTTTACCCACGAAACGGTGGAGGTAGCGCAGCGCATCTATCTCGCCAAAGCAGCGGGTATTGATGCCGTCGAGTTCTGGTTCTGGTCCAACAAGGACCTCGACGCCATCGCGGCGGCTCTGGATGCAACGGGGCTGCCGCTGGCCGGACTTGTCGCCGAGCCCTTCGCCACCCTGACCGACCCCGATGACCACCAGCGCTTTCTCGACGGCCTAGCCACCAGTCTGGACGTCGCGCGAAGGCTCGGAGCCCCGGTGCTGATTGCGCAGGCAGGGCCGGAGCGCGATGGGGTCTCCCGCACGCAGCAGCGCGACGCCCTCACCGAAGCACTGGCTCGGTCAGCCAAAGTTCTGGCCGGCTCGGATGTGCGCTTGGCGGTGGAGCCTCTCAACACCCTGGTGGATCACCCCGGCTACTTCCTGCCCAGCACAGCTGAAGCGCTCGACATTATCGACGATGTGGCCCGGCCGGAAATCGCCATCCTCTACGATCTCTACCATTCCATCGTGATGGGCGAGCGCACCGAAGAGGTCCTGGCGGGACGCGTCGACCGCGTCGCCCATATCCACGTCGCCGATCATCCTGGGCGCCAGCAGCCCGGCACGGGACACTTGCCGCTCAAGCGCAGCCTCGACTGGCTCGTGGGACAGGGCTATGCCGGCTATTGTGGTCTCGAGTTTCGGCCAAACGGAGACACTTCCGCCGCCTTGGAACAAACCCAAGCCATTCTCGGCTGAACTAGCCCGCCAGCCCATGGGCGCGGGTGAGCTCGGTCAGCGCAATCTGCGGACGCGCGCCGAAATGGCTGATCACTTCCGAGGCGGCGAGACACCCGGTCTTGAGCGCAGAGTCCAGTGTCTGTCCGCGCGCGATGCCTAAGAGGAAGCCCGAGGCGAAAAGGTCGCCGGCGCCGGTTGCATCCACCACCTTGTCGACGGGGAAGGCGGGCACCGAGATCACCTCCCCATTGTGGATCGCCATGGCGCCATCGGCGCCCATGGTGATCGCCGCCAGCTCGGCATCCACCGCAATCTGCCGCACAGCCTCGCCCAAATCCTGGGTCTGGTAGAGCGATCTCAGCTCGTGCACATTTGCGAAGACATAGTCGATGGTCTTGGACCGGATGAGGTCAAGGAATTCGGCGCGATAGCGGTCGACGCAGAAC from Devosia sp. RR2S18 includes:
- a CDS encoding NADPH-dependent FMN reductase; amino-acid sequence: MKTALTLSGSIRTGSINRRLQAHMDRKLTAAGVEVTSLSLADFPMPIFNEDLEPDHVPEAAPRLAELFRSHDIVFIATPEYNGGLPPLLVNTISWLSRQRPSPFRHPLFAIGGVSSGKYGTIFALSHLRDTLSKIGALVVPTLLGIGPDEQALDAEGNPTEPAIQRKIDQIVADLLRYGVN
- a CDS encoding histidine phosphatase family protein encodes the protein MTRALYVTHPQVEMDPDVPVPRWGLSAEGRHRAEAFARSGVVPPGAKVFASDERKAMELAVLIALAAGTEFASDHRMGENDRSATGFLPPPLFEATADRFFAQPEESADGWERAIDAQRRIVDAVGRALANVPSGTHAIFCGHGAVGTLLKCHLANRPISRREDQHHAGPGGGNCFVFDTDSPKLHTDWMRMEDLSPGWMC
- the pyrF gene encoding orotidine-5'-phosphate decarboxylase, encoding MPGQLIVGLDVASRARAEEIVALLGDSVDYYKIGYQCFYGADGYALGKALLAEGKKVFFDLKLLDIDNTVEKGVAAIAETGATMLTVHAYPKAMRAAAKAAAGSNLSVLGVTVLTSMDDADVKDAGYAKDAAGLVALRAQQARDAGIGGVVASPHEAEMVRTIVGPGLSIVTPGIRPAGAEKGDQKRVMGPAQALAAGATHLVVARPIIEAPDPRAAADAIRAEIESGGTRLA
- a CDS encoding TIM barrel protein; protein product: MTRFSACIDMLFTHETVEVAQRIYLAKAAGIDAVEFWFWSNKDLDAIAAALDATGLPLAGLVAEPFATLTDPDDHQRFLDGLATSLDVARRLGAPVLIAQAGPERDGVSRTQQRDALTEALARSAKVLAGSDVRLAVEPLNTLVDHPGYFLPSTAEALDIIDDVARPEIAILYDLYHSIVMGERTEEVLAGRVDRVAHIHVADHPGRQQPGTGHLPLKRSLDWLVGQGYAGYCGLEFRPNGDTSAALEQTQAILG